The following coding sequences lie in one Metopolophium dirhodum isolate CAU chromosome 5, ASM1992520v1, whole genome shotgun sequence genomic window:
- the LOC132945091 gene encoding uncharacterized protein LOC132945091: MYSSTVCTMDTFSSIVFYGVLLLSYNAVHGIDTDSINQHLLTKSQNANETSLSTAERFRRLIPYVTYYVVGNNDQNDLPYQYQYQNPNLNSNTPRPSQANNFYFQNERKPQQKQQPATQHQHNYQTSNQQIHQQQHATAAGYLRFPSSPKIKRPIVIATTTEMPYIIHPTDNSYNYYYDYSQTSPKPIVRPSPIVIKHGDHAGFLPTIPPSPNSFSEQQEQLQFTTKAKKQRRPKPKRPTTPVITTTTTDKYGALNELLDGYDLGNRLSNKITADNIGSSIQTLSAVLQLLQNEADEQQARPVRPKKPKPEYRPDPIDEYDDTGDVGNPGRPGVDYPTLSVIPKTSFDCKTQRYKGFFGDPETLCQVWHYCDLNGGQASFLCPNGTIFNQVSLTCDWWFNVKCDTTAQLYVLNERLYKYIIPSKPSFPEDYEGPLVDRYLEDKFKETEKNRGQQRAPMPPVINVTTVEPESVRTPYQQLIDVDV, encoded by the exons ActcaataaatcaacatttgtTGACCAAGAGCCAAAATGCAAACGAAACATCATTGTCAACTGCCGAACGTTTTCGACGCCTAATACCTTACGTGACGTATTACGTGGTCGGTAACAACGACCAAAATGACTTGCcatatcaatatcaatatcaaaaccctaatttaaattcaaacacaCCCAGACCTTCACAggcaaacaatttttattttcaaaatgaaagAAAACCCCAACAAAAACAACAACCCGCCACCCAACACCAACATAATTATCAGACATCAAATCAACAGATCCATCAACAACAACACGCAACAGCTGCAGGATATCTGAGATTTCCAAgctctccaaaaattaaaaggCCTATTGTAATAGCAACAACGACTGAAATGCCGTACATCATCCACCCGACAGACAactcgtataattattattacgattacaGTCAAACGAGCCCCAAACCAATTGTTCGACCTAGTCCAATTGTTATTAAGCACGGTGATCATGCTGGATTTTTACCGACGATACCGCCAAGCCCAAATTCGTTTTCGGAACAACAAGAACAGTTGCAGTTTACGACCAAGGCAAAAAAACAGAGAAGGCCAAAACCGAAAAGACCCACAACACCGGTCATTACAACCACGACGACAGACAAATACGGTGCACTCAACGAACTATTGGACGGTTACGATTTGGGAAATCGTCTTTCAAACAAAATCACGGCCGATAACATCGGTTCCAGTATACAGACTTTGTCGGCCGTATTACAGTTATTGCAAAACGAGGCAGACGAACAACAGGCGCGACCAGTGCGGCCAAAGAAACCTAAGCCGGAATACCGTCCAGATCCAATTGATGAATATGATGATACTGGCGACGTAGGGAATCCGGGAAGACCGGGCGTGGATTATCCGACGCTCTCAGTTATACCTAAGACTAGCTTCGATTGCAAAACTCAAAGATACAAGGGTTTCTTTGGAGATCCAGAAACGCTGTGCCAA gtGTGGCATTACTGTGACTTAAATGGTGGTCAAGCATCATTTTTATGCCCAAATGGAACTATATTCAATCAAGTATCACTGACATGTGACTGGTGGTTTAATGTGAAATGTGATACTACAGCTCAACTATATGTGCTCAATGAacgcttatataaatatataataccatctAAACCTAGTTTTCCAGAAGATTATGAAGGACCTCTGGTAGATAGATATTTAGAAGACAAATTTaaggaaaccgaaaaaaatagAGGCCAACAAAGAGCACCAATGCCACCAGTAATTAATGTCACTACTGTTGAACCAGAATCAGTTAGAACACCATATCAACAATTAATAGATGTAGATGTATAG